TAATTTATGGGCGGGTAGCGGGGGTTGCCCAAGGCTCTCGCTGGCAGGCAAATCTCACAGATAGTTCCATCACGGCCAATCTCACCATTCCCCCAAAGGGACAGGCCTTTTCCTATGTCTTGAGTACATTGCCCCAGGGTACCTTGGGGACTGGTCAGGTGCAGAGTGCGCCAATGCTGGTTCGCTACCCAGACACCGCCTATATGGCGAATGGCAACTATGGCATTGAGTATAGCCTCAACCTCCCCCTACACAATCCTTCACAGCAGCCAGCCACCGTGGTTTTGTCGATTCAAACGCCCCTGAAGGAAGAACTCTCCAAAGACAAGCTGCGTTTTTTCCAGCCACCGGAGGAGCGGATCTTTTTCCGAGGCCCGGTGCGCGTTAGCTACAACGACGATCAGGGAACCTCCCAGGTGCGTTACATTCATGTGGTACAACGCCGGGGACAGCAGGGAGAGCCACTGGTGAAGCTGATACTCAAGCCCGGTGAGCGGCGGGATCTGCAATTAGATTTACTCTATCCCCCCGATGCAACGCCGCCCCAAGTGCTGACGGTGAGAACCCTTGAAGGGTTTTGAGTTAACCATGCTGTTTTTAGTACCCCTGCTCGCCCAGTCCAGGCCTGCCCCTCCACCTCAGGAAATTCTCCAACCCCAGGAAGTCAGACCCTTACCGGGGCATCTCGATACGGTGCCTGTGTTTAATAGTAATAGCCCAGAGTTGGTGTCGAGTGAGGGAATTTTGCTCTCGACGTTCCCACCGGGAGGGAAACGGGTGCCTGCGGCCCATCTGAATTTTCAGTTTCGGGGGCGGTTTGATGTGTTTGCCCATCACATTGCCAAAGCACCCAATCCCCAAGATCTGCGATCGCTCTATTTGGGGGTGATCCTGTACAACCCCAGCTCACAGCCTGTCACCGTCTCGGTGTTGCAAGCGGCCAGTTATCTCACCCAACCCGATGCCCCCTTTATACCGCTGCCGTCTTGGGTCGAGAATCCACTGGGAAGTGTGTTTTCAGGGCCGGGCAGTCGGGTGAGCGATCAGGTTCTGCGGGGGCAGCATCAACCCGACTGGCCAGCGCTGCTGACGATTCCCCCCCAGGAGAGTCAACTATTGATGAACCTGCCGATCCTGCTGCGGGGGTTAACCCCACCCTTGAATGGACGGTCAACTCTGGTGCGGCTGCGGAGTAGTGGGCCGGTCTATGCAGCCAGTCTGGCTCTATTTGGTCGCCAAAATCCCGATGGCAGTGAACGCCCTCCAACCCTAGTTGAATGGCAAAATCTCTTGGAAACGGGAAACCTCGTCAGTCCCCGCGATCGCACCCCAAACCCCCCCGATCAACCCAGCGGCTCCATTGTCTACGGGCGGGTCGCTGGGGTAGCCCAAGGCTCTCGTTGGCAAGCCCAGATCACGGATCGCCCCAGTGTGCCCTATCTGACGATTCCAGCACCGGGGCAGGCCTTTTCCTATGGCCTTAGCACCCTCAAGGGCGGAGCCTTAGGCACCGGTCAGATTCAGAGCGCCCCGATGTTAGCTCGCTATCCAGATACCGCTTACCGAGCGAATGGTAACTATGGAATTGAGTACAACTTGACGTTGCCCTTACGGAACCGTACTCAGTCACCGCAGACGGTCACATTGACCATGCAGACGCCGCTGAAACAAGACCAATTACAAGGAGGACTGCGTTTTCTAGAGCCGCTGCCTCCCCAGATTTTCTTCCGAGGAACCGTCCGCATTCGCTTTACCAACAACCAAGGGTTACCCCAAACTCGCTATGTTCACTTGGTGCAACAGCGGGGTCAAAAGGGCGAAGCGCTAGCAACGGTGTTCTTGCCACCCCAGAGCGATCGCCTCGTCCAGGTTGACTGGCTCTATCCTCCCGATGCAACACCGCCCCAAGTGCTGACCATTGAAACCTTCAGCAGCGGCAACTGAGAACGGGGCGACCGGCATCTGAGCGGACAACCTGCCTGGAATCAACCGAAAGTAGGCTGCTGCCTCATATCTGAGGGGAAACCATCAGCGGCCCATTCCCTACCCCTGATCCCTTAACTTGCGTTAATATTGGAGTCAGCTATCAATACACCCCGACAGAAAAACTTCCTGTCTAATGACCATTTCATTGAGTTTCATCCGCAATAACAATGAGTTTTTTCGACTCTGAGATTGTTCAACAAGAAGCCAAGCAACTGTTTGAAGATTATCAGTCCTTGATGCAGTTAGGTGGTAGCTATGGCAAGTTTGATCGTGAAGGGAAAAAGCTCTTCATTGAACAAATGGAAGCGATGATGGATCGCTACCGCATCTTTATGAAGCGATTTGAATTAGCAGATGACTTCATGGCGCAGATGACCGTACAGCAGCTCCGAACTCAACTGGGTCAATTTGGGATTACCCCGCAGCAGATGTTTGACCAGATGAACCTGACCTTGGAACGGATGAAATCTGAAATTGAACACAGTACTTGATCTGCCGCTGGAAATGGGGCCGTTCTAGTCACAGTAACCTTTGATCACATCTAGAACAGTGTAGTGATCGAGGTCTGTGTTGGGAGGAACAATCTGGGACTGAAGTGCCATCGACAGTTCCCTGCTTGCAGCGGTTTTTCTTGGGTCAAGATATACACCCTAGATGGTTTGTTGTCACGGGGGAAATTCTGAGGCATCTCGATGGTTAGTCTTGTTTGGGCATGATATGGCCTACGAACGAGATTGTGGTATTGAAATGGCTTATTTAGTAATTATTTATTCTTGGTGTCTGGAAAAAGAATTTGATCACGTGTATTAATTAAGCTTAGGCTTTTTCAGCAATCTAGAACCCGGGAGATCGCTCCTATATCCTCCACCAAAAACTCAACCAAATATTCTCGACTTATTGGAAACCTATTGCCAAGACAACCCGTCTGAAAGAGAGTAGTTTGGAAAATAGGATTTATTCCCATGATGAATCGAATTGCTCCGATTGTTGGCATTGTCATGGTTACAACTGTTGCCAATCCGGTGATGGCTCAACCACTCTTTGCGATTCGTAATCTTTTCCGCGTTGGAGATAATCAAGTTTATCGGCTGCTGGATAGCCTTGAATACCGGACAAATATTTTTCAGAAGAGTCTGGATACAGAGCTTGATCACAGTCGCCTTAATGGCAGCAACCGTGAAGACAACATCAATGCATTTGTTAAAGATTTTGAACGTTCAACCGATCGATTGGCTAGACGGTTCCGAAATGGGCAGGCGATCGCTACTGACGTTCAAGAGGTCTTTGATCAAGCGGTGAAAATTGATCGCCTGATGGATCGGGGTCGTTTCGGTCGTGCGGAGCGGGACTGGAATAATGTACGGAACGATCTGAGAGAACTGGCACGGATTACCTAC
This region of Neosynechococcus sphagnicola sy1 genomic DNA includes:
- a CDS encoding DUF3370 domain-containing protein, with translation MPSSNGRSTLMRLASDGPVYVASMAMFAPTAPGGRERMPTLEEWETLLQKGDLAGPRDLPPTPMASYASASRVIYGRVAGVAQGSRWQANLTDSSITANLTIPPKGQAFSYVLSTLPQGTLGTGQVQSAPMLVRYPDTAYMANGNYGIEYSLNLPLHNPSQQPATVVLSIQTPLKEELSKDKLRFFQPPEERIFFRGPVRVSYNDDQGTSQVRYIHVVQRRGQQGEPLVKLILKPGERRDLQLDLLYPPDATPPQVLTVRTLEGF
- a CDS encoding DUF3370 domain-containing protein, whose protein sequence is MLFLVPLLAQSRPAPPPQEILQPQEVRPLPGHLDTVPVFNSNSPELVSSEGILLSTFPPGGKRVPAAHLNFQFRGRFDVFAHHIAKAPNPQDLRSLYLGVILYNPSSQPVTVSVLQAASYLTQPDAPFIPLPSWVENPLGSVFSGPGSRVSDQVLRGQHQPDWPALLTIPPQESQLLMNLPILLRGLTPPLNGRSTLVRLRSSGPVYAASLALFGRQNPDGSERPPTLVEWQNLLETGNLVSPRDRTPNPPDQPSGSIVYGRVAGVAQGSRWQAQITDRPSVPYLTIPAPGQAFSYGLSTLKGGALGTGQIQSAPMLARYPDTAYRANGNYGIEYNLTLPLRNRTQSPQTVTLTMQTPLKQDQLQGGLRFLEPLPPQIFFRGTVRIRFTNNQGLPQTRYVHLVQQRGQKGEALATVFLPPQSDRLVQVDWLYPPDATPPQVLTIETFSSGN
- a CDS encoding DUF1825 family protein translates to MSFFDSEIVQQEAKQLFEDYQSLMQLGGSYGKFDREGKKLFIEQMEAMMDRYRIFMKRFELADDFMAQMTVQQLRTQLGQFGITPQQMFDQMNLTLERMKSEIEHST